From a region of the Paenibacillus sp. R14(2021) genome:
- a CDS encoding quinone-dependent dihydroorotate dehydrogenase, translating into MLYSKVAKPYFFRMDAEKAHHLVIDGLHTASRVPGVPAFMRAMYGVPEAKELEMGVFGLHFAHPIGLAAGLDKNAKAVDMFANIGFSFAEVGTVTPKGQAGNDLPRLFRLPSDEALVNRMGFNNDGAAAMAERLAKDTNRRIPIAVNIGKNKTTPNELAHEDYRACLQQLYTYGDFFVVNISSPNTPDLRALQHGDELRLLLSTVMEEMGKQAGKSGAARKPVLVKIAPDMTDEQLGYTVDTIVASGVNGIIATNTTISRDGLQHANSRETGGLSGKPLRERSTAVVREVYRLTGGKMPIIGSGGIFTASDAYDKIRAGASLVEIYTGLIYKGPELLRELADGLKAYLRRDGFKSIVEAIGADHRS; encoded by the coding sequence GTGTTGTACAGTAAAGTGGCCAAACCTTATTTCTTTCGGATGGATGCAGAGAAGGCGCATCATCTCGTTATTGACGGGCTTCATACGGCCAGCCGCGTCCCGGGGGTTCCGGCATTCATGCGAGCGATGTACGGCGTACCGGAAGCGAAGGAATTGGAGATGGGCGTATTCGGCTTGCACTTTGCCCACCCGATCGGACTTGCAGCGGGCCTTGATAAGAATGCGAAAGCCGTTGATATGTTTGCTAATATCGGCTTCAGCTTTGCCGAAGTCGGCACAGTAACGCCGAAGGGACAAGCGGGCAATGACCTGCCGAGGCTGTTTCGGCTTCCGTCCGACGAAGCGCTCGTCAATCGGATGGGCTTCAACAATGACGGTGCTGCCGCCATGGCCGAGCGGCTCGCGAAGGATACGAACCGCCGAATCCCCATCGCCGTGAATATCGGCAAGAACAAAACCACGCCAAACGAGCTGGCGCATGAAGATTACCGCGCATGCTTGCAGCAGCTTTATACATACGGTGACTTCTTCGTGGTCAATATCAGCTCGCCCAACACGCCCGATCTTCGCGCGCTTCAGCACGGGGACGAGCTCCGCCTGCTGCTTTCGACAGTCATGGAAGAGATGGGCAAGCAAGCAGGCAAGAGCGGCGCGGCGCGCAAGCCCGTGCTTGTGAAAATCGCCCCAGATATGACGGACGAGCAGCTGGGCTATACTGTAGATACGATCGTTGCAAGCGGCGTAAACGGCATTATCGCTACGAATACGACAATCAGCCGTGACGGGCTTCAGCATGCGAATTCAAGGGAAACTGGCGGCTTGAGCGGCAAACCGCTCCGCGAACGTTCGACAGCAGTCGTGCGCGAAGTCTACCGTTTAACCGGCGGCAAGATGCCCATTATTGGTTCAGGCGGCATCTTTACGGCATCGGATGCATACGATAAAATTCGCGCAGGTGCAAGTCTTGTTGAAATATATACCGGGCTCATCTACAAGGGGCCGGAATTGCTGCGCGAGCTGGCGGACGGGCTCAAAGCCTACTTGCGCAGAGATGGATTCAAATCGATCGTAGAGGCCATAGGAGCAGATCATCGGTCTTAG
- a CDS encoding GNAT family N-acetyltransferase, which yields MKGKLTFEAYSDRYLEQVRGTYNYFVEHTTVSFDLRPYSAEQMKQLIEPLADMYRSYVVLAEGQYAGYLMLTQHKKRPAFNVTAELAIYLEPSFTGQGIGKEAGLFLEETARALNYHSLVAAICTENAGSIALFGKLGYKQVACYEEIAYKFDRWLDLVCYQKLLK from the coding sequence ATGAAAGGCAAGCTGACGTTTGAGGCATATTCGGATCGTTATTTGGAGCAGGTTCGCGGTACCTACAATTATTTTGTCGAACACACGACGGTTTCATTCGACCTGCGGCCTTATTCGGCAGAGCAAATGAAGCAGCTGATCGAGCCGCTGGCGGACATGTACCGTTCGTACGTCGTATTGGCTGAAGGGCAATATGCTGGATATCTGATGCTGACGCAGCATAAGAAGCGTCCGGCGTTCAATGTAACGGCGGAGCTTGCCATTTACTTGGAGCCTTCATTTACTGGACAAGGAATCGGCAAGGAAGCGGGCTTGTTTCTAGAGGAGACGGCCCGAGCCTTGAATTATCATTCCCTGGTGGCGGCAATATGTACCGAAAATGCGGGCAGCATCGCGTTATTCGGCAAGCTTGGCTATAAGCAGGTCGCCTGCTATGAAGAGATTGCCTATAAATTCGACCGTTGGCTCGATTTGGTTTGCTATCAGAAGCTGCTGAAATAG
- a CDS encoding SRPBCC family protein, protein MITVRTEVWIHAPIERCFDLARDIDVHTQTVWKHTKEQAVAGTTKGRIEAGATVTFQATHFGVRQQLTSRITEYDFPVYFVDEMQKGAFKSLRHAHFFEAHGTRTRMVDTLTFTAPFGMLGWIVERAVLGRYMRRFLEHRNGQLKVLAERTVE, encoded by the coding sequence GTGATAACAGTAAGAACGGAAGTATGGATTCATGCGCCGATTGAGCGCTGCTTTGATCTCGCAAGAGATATAGACGTACATACGCAAACCGTATGGAAGCATACGAAGGAGCAGGCGGTTGCAGGCACGACCAAAGGCCGCATTGAAGCGGGGGCAACCGTGACCTTTCAGGCGACGCATTTTGGCGTGAGGCAGCAGCTGACCTCTCGTATTACGGAATACGATTTCCCCGTATACTTTGTTGATGAGATGCAGAAGGGCGCGTTTAAGTCGCTTCGGCACGCGCATTTTTTTGAAGCGCACGGGACGAGAACCCGAATGGTGGATACGCTGACCTTCACTGCTCCTTTCGGCATGCTGGGCTGGATTGTAGAGCGCGCGGTGCTGGGACGGTATATGCGGCGGTTTCTGGAGCATCGCAACGGACAGCTTAAGGTACTTGCCGAGCGGACGGTTGAATAG
- a CDS encoding GNAT family N-acetyltransferase encodes MQLKLNSKHLILRVIDESDAERALAFVRRNREALAEWEPDRDEDYFTLDVQRQLIQNDHRMMEAGHGIRLWLCAAEDPDGDLIGTVSLNNIIRGAFQSCHLGYRTDAGHRNKGYMTEALSHVIAFAFDELNLHRIEANIMPRNGPSLKVCERLGFKHEGLAHNYLRIHGVWEDHIHMVLLNPSWTDK; translated from the coding sequence ATGCAGCTAAAGCTAAATTCGAAGCATCTCATTCTTCGCGTCATCGACGAGTCCGATGCGGAACGAGCGCTTGCGTTCGTGAGGCGTAACCGCGAGGCGCTTGCCGAATGGGAGCCGGACCGCGACGAAGACTACTTCACGCTTGACGTGCAAAGACAGCTGATTCAGAACGATCACCGTATGATGGAAGCCGGGCATGGCATCCGTTTATGGCTGTGCGCAGCAGAGGATCCAGACGGCGATTTGATCGGGACGGTATCGCTTAACAATATCATTCGCGGCGCATTTCAATCCTGCCATCTAGGATACCGGACGGACGCGGGACATCGGAATAAAGGTTATATGACGGAGGCCTTGTCCCATGTCATTGCTTTTGCATTCGACGAACTGAATTTGCACCGAATCGAAGCGAATATTATGCCGCGCAACGGGCCTTCGCTTAAGGTCTGTGAACGGCTTGGCTTCAAGCACGAAGGACTTGCCCATAACTACCTGCGCATTCACGGTGTATGGGAAGATCATATTCATATGGTTCTGCTGAACCCGTCTTGGACGGATAAGTAA
- the hisA gene encoding phosphoribosylformimino-5-aminoimidazole carboxamide ribotide isomerase, with translation MKFRPCIDLHSGKVKQIVGETLDASGKGVVENFVSEHDSAYYADMFLRDKLTGGHVIMLGGGNEEAALAALRAYPGGLQIGGGIHAENAALYLEAGASHVIVTSYIFRDGQLNMGNLQRIVSEVGKDRLVIDLSCKEKDDQWVVVTNQWKTFSSFTVNEENLRELEKYCDEFLVHAVDVEGKRTGILRSLVEQLAGWVTIPTTYAGGARSFEDLELFRSLTAGKLDITIGSALDIFGGSLSYQEVVAACSR, from the coding sequence ATGAAATTCAGACCGTGTATTGACCTGCACAGCGGCAAAGTGAAACAAATCGTCGGAGAAACGCTGGACGCTAGCGGCAAGGGTGTCGTGGAGAACTTTGTTTCCGAGCACGATTCAGCTTACTACGCGGACATGTTTCTACGGGACAAGCTAACGGGCGGCCACGTCATCATGCTTGGCGGCGGCAATGAAGAAGCGGCGCTCGCCGCGCTCCGCGCCTACCCGGGCGGCTTACAGATCGGCGGCGGCATTCATGCGGAGAATGCGGCGCTGTATTTGGAAGCAGGGGCTTCCCATGTCATCGTCACGTCATATATTTTTCGTGACGGTCAGCTGAATATGGGCAATTTGCAGCGAATTGTATCCGAAGTCGGCAAGGATCGGCTCGTTATCGATCTGAGCTGCAAGGAGAAGGACGATCAGTGGGTCGTTGTGACCAATCAGTGGAAGACGTTCAGCAGCTTCACGGTCAATGAGGAGAACTTGCGGGAGCTTGAAAAATATTGCGACGAGTTTCTCGTGCATGCCGTTGATGTAGAGGGCAAACGAACGGGGATATTAAGAAGCTTAGTCGAGCAGCTGGCAGGCTGGGTGACAATACCGACCACTTACGCGGGCGGCGCTCGGTCGTTCGAGGATTTGGAGCTGTTCCGTTCGCTGACGGCCGGCAAGCTGGATATTACGATCGGCAGCGCGCTCGATATCTTCGGCGGAAGCTTGTCCTATCAAGAGGTTGTCGCTGCATGCAGCCGGTAA
- a CDS encoding AAA family ATPase yields the protein MKFVLLFGPQAVGKMTVGRELEKITGLKLFHNHMTIELLHPLFGFSSEAWRLTELFRTEIFKTVAASEMEGLIFTYVWAFNQQEDWDFVRKASEIFESQGGEVYLVELEADLEKRLERNRTPYRLEQKPTKRNVEHSEWELLRSLDTYRLNSDPGEVPGERYFRLNNSGLEPEQAARLIKAHFKF from the coding sequence ATGAAATTTGTTCTCTTATTTGGTCCGCAGGCGGTAGGTAAAATGACTGTCGGCCGCGAGCTTGAGAAAATAACCGGTCTGAAGCTATTTCATAATCATATGACAATCGAGCTGCTTCACCCGCTGTTCGGCTTCAGCTCGGAAGCTTGGCGATTAACGGAGCTGTTTCGAACCGAAATTTTCAAAACCGTTGCTGCCAGCGAGATGGAAGGTCTGATTTTCACGTACGTCTGGGCGTTTAATCAACAAGAGGATTGGGATTTTGTCCGCAAAGCCAGCGAGATTTTCGAGTCTCAAGGCGGCGAGGTTTATTTAGTAGAACTGGAAGCGGATTTGGAAAAGAGGCTGGAGCGGAACCGCACGCCTTATCGTCTGGAGCAGAAGCCGACAAAGCGGAACGTAGAGCATTCGGAGTGGGAGCTTTTGCGAAGTCTGGATACCTATAGGCTGAACTCAGATCCAGGAGAAGTACCCGGGGAACGTTATTTTCGATTGAACAACAGCGGTCTGGAGCCGGAACAGGCGGCCCGCCTGATCAAGGCGCATTTTAAATTCTAG
- a CDS encoding VanZ family protein, with product MKVVTGILVCAYTVLLIYWMFIGFGRSSSHSSGYHYNVVPLHTIKLYVVHAGRFDLNYWLVNLVGNIAVFAPLGLTVPYICRLKLLKFTVVFVLALFLLESLQLLLQRGSFDIDDILLNTVGAWLGFACLHLIRKRVTA from the coding sequence ATGAAGGTAGTCACTGGAATACTAGTGTGCGCGTATACTGTCCTGCTCATTTATTGGATGTTTATCGGATTCGGCCGGTCAAGCTCACATTCGTCCGGCTATCATTATAACGTCGTGCCCTTACATACGATCAAGCTGTATGTTGTTCATGCTGGCCGCTTCGACCTGAATTATTGGCTGGTGAATCTCGTCGGCAATATTGCCGTTTTCGCTCCGCTTGGTCTTACCGTACCGTATATATGCCGTCTAAAGCTGCTGAAGTTTACGGTGGTCTTCGTGCTTGCATTGTTTCTGCTTGAGTCCCTGCAGCTGCTGCTTCAACGAGGCAGCTTCGATATCGACGATATTCTGCTCAATACGGTCGGAGCATGGCTGGGGTTTGCGTGTTTGCATTTGATCCGAAAGCGAGTGACCGCTTAG
- a CDS encoding GTP pyrophosphokinase family protein, with amino-acid sequence MDGRDWGLFLQPYEQAVEELKVKLKTLRTELKNREAYSPIEFVTGRVKRISSILEKAKRLSVPMEKIDTGIEDIAGIRIMCQFVDDIHRVASFIRARKDLKLVYEKDYITNFKDSGYRSYHMIIEYPVQTAIGLKNVLAEIQIRTLAMNFWATIEHSLNYKYKESLPDEVRGRLKKAAEAASVLDTEMSSIRKEILDAQREFEEKSNMVSSVLSDIQELYFFHRVREAVQFQLRFNELWEKEDAYAIRMLSDDIRSAIARAKKGGTT; translated from the coding sequence ATGGACGGAAGAGACTGGGGACTATTTTTGCAGCCATATGAGCAGGCAGTGGAAGAATTAAAGGTGAAGCTGAAGACGCTCCGTACCGAACTGAAGAATCGGGAAGCCTATTCGCCGATCGAGTTCGTTACCGGCCGGGTCAAGCGGATCTCAAGTATATTGGAGAAAGCCAAGCGGCTGTCGGTGCCGATGGAAAAAATCGACACGGGTATCGAGGATATAGCAGGCATTCGAATCATGTGCCAATTCGTCGATGATATCCACCGCGTGGCTTCCTTTATCCGCGCGCGCAAGGATTTGAAGCTCGTGTACGAGAAGGACTATATTACGAATTTCAAAGACAGCGGCTATCGCAGCTATCACATGATCATAGAGTATCCAGTGCAAACGGCTATCGGCTTGAAGAACGTGCTGGCAGAGATTCAAATCCGTACGCTGGCGATGAATTTCTGGGCGACCATCGAGCATTCGCTCAACTATAAGTACAAAGAGAGCCTGCCGGATGAAGTACGGGGCCGGCTGAAGAAGGCGGCAGAGGCCGCTTCGGTTCTGGATACCGAAATGTCGAGCATTCGCAAGGAAATATTGGACGCCCAGAGGGAATTCGAGGAGAAATCCAACATGGTGTCCAGCGTCCTTAGCGATATCCAAGAGCTCTACTTCTTTCATCGCGTTCGGGAAGCCGTGCAATTCCAGCTGCGGTTCAATGAGCTGTGGGAGAAAGAGGATGCTTACGCCATTCGCATGTTGTCCGACGATATCCGGTCGGCAATCGCACGGGCGAAGAAGGGCGGCACGACGTAA
- a CDS encoding pyridoxamine 5'-phosphate oxidase family protein, protein MGTVYPSMLPEHEAFIREQKMFFVGTASCGGHVNLSPKGYDAFRILSPNQVAYLDLTGSGNETSAHLSETNRITFMFVSFEGKPLILRLYGTARVILRGAEEWTSLAPLFTLYPGSRQIIVSDVEIVKTSCGFSVPNYAYEGDRDILLNWAVNQGEEKLKRYRANKNATSMDGIRTAFFDSDF, encoded by the coding sequence ATGGGCACTGTCTACCCGTCCATGCTTCCGGAGCATGAGGCGTTTATCAGAGAACAGAAGATGTTTTTCGTCGGTACGGCTTCTTGTGGCGGTCATGTGAATTTATCTCCCAAGGGCTACGATGCTTTTCGGATACTATCGCCGAACCAAGTTGCTTATTTGGATTTAACGGGCAGCGGCAATGAGACAAGCGCGCATTTGAGCGAGACCAATCGGATTACCTTCATGTTCGTTTCCTTCGAGGGCAAGCCGCTGATCCTACGGTTATACGGCACGGCGAGAGTCATATTACGAGGCGCAGAGGAATGGACCAGTCTGGCGCCATTGTTCACCCTGTACCCGGGCAGCAGGCAGATCATCGTGTCCGATGTGGAGATCGTTAAAACCTCCTGCGGGTTCAGCGTTCCGAACTATGCATATGAAGGTGACCGAGATATACTGCTCAATTGGGCGGTCAATCAAGGCGAAGAGAAGCTGAAGCGCTACCGTGCGAACAAGAACGCGACAAGCATGGACGGCATTCGGACAGCATTTTTTGACAGCGATTTCTGA
- a CDS encoding DUF309 domain-containing protein, whose protein sequence is MAAARSYDERFVYFVVLFNVDEDYFECHEVMEELWLEEGRSTLYQGLLQAAVGLHHWRNDNYSGAVKLFTQAENKLIAYPDIWMGLDLRQLLADVRLSLAVLRDAAAPPFAAFRLVVADEMLRELAKALAEKPPEQRISES, encoded by the coding sequence ATGGCGGCGGCACGCAGCTACGATGAACGGTTTGTTTATTTTGTCGTTCTGTTCAACGTTGATGAGGACTATTTTGAATGTCATGAGGTAATGGAGGAGCTGTGGCTCGAGGAAGGGCGCAGCACCCTCTACCAAGGGCTGCTCCAAGCCGCAGTCGGGCTGCATCATTGGCGTAACGATAATTATTCCGGAGCGGTCAAGCTGTTCACACAGGCGGAGAACAAGCTTATCGCGTACCCGGACATTTGGATGGGTCTCGATTTGCGGCAGCTGCTAGCTGATGTGAGGTTAAGCCTTGCCGTGCTGCGCGATGCGGCGGCTCCGCCATTCGCAGCGTTTCGGCTCGTTGTTGCGGACGAAATGCTGCGCGAGCTTGCGAAAGCGCTTGCGGAAAAGCCGCCGGAGCAAAGGATATCCGAATCATGA
- a CDS encoding antibiotic biosynthesis monooxygenase: MILETAVLHVKPELDASFVPSFIEASALIASMKGYVNHELRRCLENRHQYLLLVWWETLEDHTVGFRQSAQYQEWRRLLHHYYEPFPVVEHYENIQIH; encoded by the coding sequence ATGATATTAGAAACAGCCGTTCTGCATGTGAAACCGGAGCTTGATGCTTCGTTCGTACCTAGCTTTATAGAGGCCTCGGCGCTCATCGCGTCGATGAAGGGCTATGTGAACCATGAGCTTCGGCGATGCCTGGAGAACAGACATCAGTATCTGCTCTTGGTGTGGTGGGAAACGTTGGAGGATCATACGGTCGGCTTCAGACAATCTGCGCAATATCAGGAGTGGCGCAGGCTGCTGCATCATTACTACGAGCCTTTCCCGGTGGTCGAGCATTACGAGAATATCCAAATCCACTGA
- a CDS encoding pseudouridine synthase, protein MVTRMRLDKLLANMGFGTRSEVKRAVKQGRVSVDGKTVKDFGLTLDPNTAVVRFDDEEVIYRETIYVMLNKPQGVISATEDSRDRTVIDLLDPDDRILQPFPVGRLDKDTEGLLLLTNDGKLAHDLLSPRKHVPKTYEAIVRGDVNERDREAFTQGVTLEDGYKTMPAELVIDDKEEREDGIYSRITLTIHEGKFHQVKRMFEAVGKLVVYLRRVSMGPLVLDAKLKLGDYRLLTETELESLLTVHSLAESEEIEA, encoded by the coding sequence ATGGTTACAAGAATGCGGCTGGATAAGCTGCTGGCAAATATGGGCTTTGGTACGCGCAGCGAAGTCAAGCGGGCTGTTAAGCAGGGGCGGGTGTCTGTAGACGGGAAGACGGTTAAGGATTTCGGCTTGACGCTGGATCCGAACACCGCGGTTGTACGTTTCGATGATGAAGAAGTCATCTACCGGGAAACGATCTACGTCATGCTGAATAAACCCCAGGGCGTTATTTCGGCGACAGAGGATTCGCGAGACCGCACGGTTATTGACCTGCTTGACCCGGACGATCGCATCCTTCAGCCGTTCCCGGTCGGTCGGCTTGATAAGGATACGGAAGGGCTGCTGCTGCTCACGAATGACGGCAAGCTGGCGCATGACCTGCTTTCGCCGCGCAAGCATGTGCCTAAGACATACGAGGCAATTGTACGCGGCGACGTGAATGAGCGCGACCGGGAAGCCTTCACGCAAGGCGTGACTCTGGAGGATGGCTATAAGACGATGCCGGCGGAGCTTGTGATCGACGATAAAGAAGAACGCGAGGATGGTATTTACAGCCGTATTACGCTGACGATCCATGAGGGGAAGTTCCACCAGGTGAAGCGGATGTTCGAGGCAGTCGGCAAGCTTGTCGTCTATCTCCGCCGCGTGTCAATGGGGCCGCTTGTCCTGGACGCAAAGCTGAAGCTCGGCGATTATCGGCTGTTGACCGAAACGGAGCTTGAATCGCTGCTGACGGTGCATTCGCTCGCGGAATCGGAAGAAATAGAAGCTTGA
- a CDS encoding LysE family translocator, producing the protein MMMLAKGMIIGLSVAAPVGPIGILCMKRTINQGRRFGFAAGLGAATADGLYGCIAALGFDRLTAGLVSMQSWISLLGGLFLCCLGIQAFRSSGDRDEEAGMSRSIAGAYLTTFLLTITNPITILSFIGIFAGLDVLGASSSQLFVLVLGVIAGSALWWLLLSFVVGFIKQILSAGAMRLVNRMSGLILLGFGIYSLSKGFLH; encoded by the coding sequence ATGATGATGCTTGCAAAAGGAATGATAATCGGCTTGTCGGTTGCTGCTCCTGTCGGGCCAATCGGGATCCTGTGCATGAAACGGACGATAAACCAGGGCAGACGCTTCGGCTTTGCAGCCGGACTCGGGGCGGCGACGGCAGATGGGCTGTACGGGTGCATCGCCGCTCTCGGCTTTGACAGACTAACCGCCGGCTTGGTATCGATGCAGAGCTGGATTTCGTTGCTGGGCGGGCTGTTTCTATGCTGCTTAGGCATTCAAGCCTTTCGTTCAAGCGGGGATCGGGACGAGGAAGCCGGCATGAGCCGTAGTATTGCAGGTGCATACCTGACGACTTTCCTGCTCACGATTACGAATCCGATAACGATTCTGTCGTTTATCGGCATCTTTGCAGGGCTTGATGTGCTTGGCGCTTCATCCTCGCAATTATTCGTGCTTGTTCTTGGCGTTATCGCCGGATCCGCGCTGTGGTGGCTGCTTCTCAGCTTCGTGGTTGGCTTCATTAAGCAGATCTTGAGTGCGGGCGCTATGCGTCTCGTCAATCGAATGTCAGGGTTGATTCTGCTCGGATTCGGCATCTATTCGCTGAGTAAAGGATTCTTGCACTAA
- a CDS encoding Cof-type HAD-IIB family hydrolase has product MGIINYDLIALDIDGTLLTDGHVLTPGVREAVREAQHRGAEIVLCTGRGPANAIPVLEELGLAGTMITHNGAATVDAASRQVLHQYSIDHAEVERFRGYCLRGKHHFDINTAFEMMIEGITPEAQVMYSRFGALPKMRNPQEPLPDGLVKFTLFGQQAELDIIEQEWNGWKHGLQHIRSGDYFIDVQHKEASKGKALEQLARLRGIQQSRVMAIGNYFNDVGMLAFAGLGVAVANSPEGVKDAANVLTRSNEEDGVAHALYTYAW; this is encoded by the coding sequence ATGGGGATAATCAACTATGATTTGATTGCGCTGGATATAGACGGGACACTTCTTACGGATGGACATGTGCTGACGCCGGGCGTTCGCGAAGCCGTTCGCGAAGCGCAGCATCGCGGAGCAGAAATCGTGCTGTGTACAGGCCGGGGTCCGGCCAATGCGATTCCGGTACTGGAGGAGCTTGGCCTCGCCGGTACGATGATTACGCATAACGGCGCCGCTACCGTAGATGCGGCAAGCCGGCAGGTTTTGCATCAATACAGTATTGATCATGCTGAGGTAGAGCGGTTTCGCGGCTATTGTTTGCGGGGCAAGCATCACTTCGACATCAATACCGCCTTTGAGATGATGATCGAGGGCATAACGCCGGAGGCGCAGGTTATGTACAGCCGCTTCGGCGCGCTGCCGAAAATGCGCAATCCGCAGGAGCCGCTTCCGGACGGCTTGGTGAAGTTTACGTTATTCGGTCAGCAGGCGGAGCTGGACATCATTGAGCAGGAGTGGAACGGCTGGAAGCATGGCCTGCAGCATATTCGCAGCGGCGATTATTTCATTGATGTGCAGCATAAGGAAGCAAGCAAAGGAAAGGCACTCGAACAGCTTGCCCGTCTGCGGGGCATTCAACAGAGCCGCGTGATGGCGATCGGGAATTATTTTAACGATGTGGGCATGCTGGCTTTCGCTGGACTTGGCGTAGCCGTCGCGAACTCGCCGGAAGGCGTGAAGGATGCAGCGAATGTACTGACCCGCTCGAACGAGGAAGACGGCGTGGCTCACGCCTTATACACGTACGCGTGGTAA
- a CDS encoding YjcZ family sporulation protein has product MSGVHGGFTSAGVILVLFILLVIVSRGFMY; this is encoded by the coding sequence ATGTCCGGTGTACACGGTGGATTCACCTCTGCTGGTGTGATTCTGGTTCTGTTCATTCTGCTGGTCATCGTATCCCGCGGGTTTATGTACTAA
- a CDS encoding YjjG family noncanonical pyrimidine nucleotidase yields MYKAILFDLDNTLLNYDTSEHEAMRQTIDVHRLAELEGFEWETFRTVFAPINWNYWINRVEHRLHISQVLDYSFRDTLLQMGHDSTLSRSLASTYWKIFSATCHFMDGTEELLARLHGRYRVGIVSNGIGEAQRKRLAAGGVSHYFQHLFISDEIGVSKPDKLIFDRAVEALGVDRSEILFVGDSLTDDYEGARMSRIDFCHYNPNRKPVREEISPAHTIHALSELVDIITREEGHR; encoded by the coding sequence ATGTATAAAGCAATTCTTTTTGATCTGGATAATACGCTCCTGAATTACGATACCAGCGAGCATGAGGCGATGCGACAGACGATTGATGTTCACCGGCTGGCTGAGCTTGAGGGCTTCGAGTGGGAGACCTTTCGTACGGTCTTCGCGCCGATCAATTGGAACTATTGGATCAATCGCGTAGAACATCGTCTGCATATCTCGCAGGTGCTGGATTATTCGTTCCGAGATACCCTTCTCCAAATGGGTCATGACAGTACGCTGTCCCGTTCTCTAGCGTCTACTTATTGGAAAATATTCAGTGCGACCTGCCACTTCATGGACGGGACTGAGGAACTTCTCGCTCGGCTTCACGGCCGATATCGGGTTGGTATCGTCTCGAATGGCATTGGAGAAGCACAGCGCAAACGGCTGGCGGCTGGAGGCGTATCGCATTACTTTCAGCATCTGTTCATTTCGGACGAGATCGGCGTAAGCAAGCCGGACAAGTTGATTTTCGATAGAGCCGTGGAAGCGCTAGGCGTAGATCGCTCGGAAATTCTGTTCGTCGGTGATTCCTTGACGGATGACTACGAAGGCGCGCGGATGTCACGAATCGATTTCTGCCATTATAATCCAAACCGGAAGCCGGTTCGTGAAGAGATCAGTCCGGCGCATACGATTCATGCCCTGTCCGAGCTGGTGGATATCATTACGAGAGAAGAGGGACATCGATGA